One window of the candidate division KSB1 bacterium genome contains the following:
- a CDS encoding carbohydrate binding family 9 domain-containing protein, protein MIKIDGKLDEPVWQQAVPIESWYRQTPNEGAEPSQKTIMRLVYDNEYIYLSAQVYESNISEILARTLERDSYSPGQDAICILLDTYNDDRTAYGFIVTPAGVRTDVTVANDGEGFGRGWNAEWDAFWDASVLHNENGWTAELRIPFSSLRFESKDGNVEMGLILWRYLARNVEYNVYPAIPNKWQNSAVKPSQALDIKFEKISSQTPLYIKPYAIGGLNKSNTLREDESAYDLNKDWKKDIGLDVKYNITSNLILDLTVNTDFAQVEVDDQRINTTRFSLFFPEKRDFFQERADLFTYRFPGGRQRLFQSRRIGIVDGQQVPILGGVRLTGRIGGWEMGLIEMQADKAVVDNTEIRTENFGVFRLRREVFERGSFIGGLLTSRTGPDGNHNTAIGLDGDIRVIGQQYLKVHFSQSYENNVDLSKTWYASVTLQRRIRRGFSFGTSASHYGS, encoded by the coding sequence ATGATAAAAATTGATGGCAAACTAGATGAGCCAGTATGGCAGCAAGCTGTTCCAATAGAATCCTGGTACCGTCAAACTCCAAACGAAGGTGCCGAACCATCACAAAAAACGATCATGCGGTTGGTTTATGATAATGAGTATATTTATCTTTCGGCGCAAGTATACGAGTCAAATATTTCAGAAATCCTAGCACGTACTTTGGAAAGGGATTCCTATTCTCCGGGCCAGGATGCAATCTGCATCCTTTTGGATACTTACAATGACGATCGCACAGCTTACGGATTTATCGTGACTCCTGCAGGAGTTCGTACTGATGTAACCGTTGCTAATGATGGCGAGGGATTTGGCCGTGGTTGGAACGCCGAATGGGATGCTTTTTGGGATGCATCTGTACTACATAATGAAAACGGTTGGACGGCAGAACTTCGTATCCCATTTTCAAGTTTACGATTTGAAAGCAAGGATGGGAATGTGGAAATGGGATTGATCCTATGGCGCTACCTGGCACGCAATGTCGAATACAATGTCTATCCTGCTATTCCAAACAAATGGCAAAACAGCGCAGTGAAGCCCAGCCAGGCCCTGGATATTAAATTTGAGAAAATCTCCTCTCAAACGCCATTATACATTAAGCCATATGCCATTGGTGGTCTTAACAAATCCAACACTTTGCGAGAGGATGAATCTGCTTACGATCTGAATAAAGATTGGAAAAAAGACATTGGGCTGGATGTTAAGTATAATATTACCAGTAACCTCATCCTGGACCTCACAGTAAATACCGATTTTGCCCAGGTCGAGGTAGACGACCAACGCATCAACACAACTCGGTTTTCACTCTTCTTTCCGGAGAAGCGTGATTTTTTTCAGGAGCGTGCTGATTTGTTTACCTACAGATTTCCTGGAGGACGGCAACGGTTATTCCAGAGTCGGCGAATTGGTATTGTTGATGGGCAACAGGTTCCCATTCTGGGCGGTGTTCGATTGACTGGGAGAATAGGTGGTTGGGAAATGGGATTGATTGAAATGCAGGCCGATAAGGCAGTTGTTGATAATACAGAAATCCGCACGGAAAACTTTGGTGTTTTTCGTTTAAGGCGTGAAGTCTTTGAACGAGGTTCCTTTATCGGTGGTTTGTTAACTTCACGAACCGGACCTGATGGAAATCACAATACCGCCATAGGATTGGATGGAGATATTCGAGTAATAGGTCAGCAATACTTAAAAGTTCACTTTAGTCAAAGTTATGAGAATAATGTTGATCTTTCGAAAACCTGGTATGCTTCCGTTACCTTGCAGCGTCGTATTCGCAGGGGATTTTCTTTCGGTACATCGGCTTCTCATTATGGCTCTTAA
- a CDS encoding glycerol-3-phosphate acyltransferase, whose amino-acid sequence MSKEIIFIFLSYLLGCFSTGYYLVRLLNADDIRNHGSHATGATNVGRKYGKIGFIITLLGDAAKGAIVVWAAFYFELTEIAVILVILAVVAGHNWPIQLKFSGGKGIATAAGAILVFNYQLLIVLLVLFGIVYFIFRKYTLSGLIIIVLTPIVYLTFDPTLINELGITALILIILIAHRNSIRDLVRLLHKK is encoded by the coding sequence ATGAGCAAAGAGATCATATTCATCTTTCTAAGCTACCTCCTTGGCTGTTTTTCGACCGGTTATTACCTGGTTCGTCTGTTAAATGCAGATGATATAAGGAACCACGGCAGCCATGCTACCGGGGCTACTAATGTAGGTAGAAAATATGGTAAAATTGGTTTTATTATTACTTTACTAGGCGACGCCGCTAAAGGAGCCATTGTTGTATGGGCAGCTTTCTATTTTGAACTTACTGAAATAGCGGTTATATTAGTAATACTGGCTGTTGTCGCAGGTCACAATTGGCCGATTCAACTAAAATTCTCCGGAGGAAAAGGAATTGCAACAGCTGCCGGAGCGATATTGGTTTTTAACTACCAGCTCCTTATTGTTTTACTAGTGCTTTTTGGTATCGTATATTTTATCTTCAGGAAATATACTTTGAGCGGTCTTATCATAATTGTTCTTACTCCTATTGTCTATCTCACTTTTGATCCAACACTCATCAATGAGTTGGGAATTACCGCACTGATTCTAATCATTTTAATTGCACACAGGAACAGCATACGTGATTTAGTTCGCTTACTTCATAAGAAATAA
- a CDS encoding D-aminoacylase, with protein sequence MRNPVKSSTSIVQCFTFPSLLRYILITFLITLTEQALPQEKYGTIIRNGRVLDGSGNPWFRTDIGIKGDRIAALGNLDDAQAEREIDASGLYVAPGFIDSHSHTSGGLTSEDRSHAQPLLAQGITTVFINPDGGGPVDIEKQKGDLLKHGLGINAAQLVPHGSIRRQVMGMVDRLPTETELEQMRDLVRKGMKAGAFGLSSGPFYAPGSYSDTRELVELAKIASEYGGVYTSHIRDESNYTIGVVAAVDEVIQIAREASLPGIVTHIKVLGPPVWGYSMAVVRRIDRARKQDLEIYADQYPYIASSTGLGAALLPRWAQAGGRDSLIARFENPATMAKIITEMMENLARRGGADRILFRRFQPDPAIEGRTLAEVADDWQMNPVEASIKMFRKGGPSIISFNMNEDDVKTFMVQSWTMTSSDGAYPKWGEGVPHPRAFGTFPRKIHKYVLEENVLELPAAIRSMTSLPAQVFRLWNRGVIRQGAYADLVIFDLDKLRDRATFTEPYHLSEGMVHVFVNGQAAILDGEFTDVMSGRVLSR encoded by the coding sequence ATGAGAAACCCGGTTAAATCCTCAACAAGTATTGTCCAGTGTTTCACATTTCCATCATTGCTTCGATACATCCTAATCACTTTTCTGATTACCTTAACTGAGCAGGCCTTACCCCAGGAAAAGTATGGAACGATTATCCGCAACGGCAGGGTATTAGATGGATCCGGCAATCCCTGGTTTCGAACGGACATAGGGATCAAGGGAGATCGAATAGCTGCATTGGGAAACCTGGACGATGCTCAGGCAGAACGTGAGATCGATGCTTCCGGATTATATGTAGCGCCGGGTTTCATCGATAGCCATTCCCACACTTCTGGAGGACTCACTTCCGAAGACCGCAGTCACGCCCAGCCGCTTCTTGCCCAGGGGATTACCACGGTTTTCATAAATCCTGATGGCGGTGGACCCGTAGATATTGAAAAGCAAAAAGGGGACCTTCTGAAACATGGACTCGGAATCAATGCGGCTCAACTGGTTCCGCACGGCTCGATCCGCCGCCAGGTTATGGGTATGGTTGATCGGCTACCTACTGAAACCGAGCTAGAGCAAATGAGAGACCTTGTACGAAAAGGGATGAAAGCCGGAGCGTTCGGACTATCCAGCGGCCCTTTTTATGCACCGGGAAGCTATTCGGATACCCGGGAATTAGTAGAACTGGCCAAGATTGCATCGGAGTACGGCGGCGTTTATACCAGTCATATCCGAGATGAATCTAATTATACTATCGGCGTTGTAGCGGCCGTGGATGAAGTAATTCAAATAGCCCGGGAAGCCAGCCTCCCGGGAATCGTGACTCATATTAAGGTATTGGGACCGCCGGTTTGGGGTTATTCCATGGCTGTAGTACGCCGTATTGACCGAGCTCGTAAGCAAGACTTGGAAATCTATGCGGATCAATACCCTTATATTGCATCTTCTACCGGGCTTGGCGCAGCGCTCCTGCCCCGCTGGGCACAGGCCGGCGGACGAGATTCGCTCATCGCCCGTTTCGAAAACCCGGCAACTATGGCCAAAATCATCACTGAAATGATGGAGAATTTAGCTCGGCGTGGTGGCGCCGATCGTATCTTATTCCGACGGTTTCAACCGGATCCTGCCATCGAAGGTCGAACACTGGCGGAAGTAGCAGACGATTGGCAAATGAATCCGGTCGAGGCATCCATCAAAATGTTTCGCAAAGGCGGACCATCCATCATTTCCTTTAATATGAATGAAGATGACGTAAAAACCTTCATGGTCCAATCCTGGACCATGACCTCTTCAGATGGCGCTTATCCTAAATGGGGCGAGGGCGTTCCCCATCCACGCGCTTTTGGCACTTTCCCGCGCAAGATCCATAAATATGTTTTGGAGGAAAATGTCCTTGAACTGCCTGCTGCGATCCGGAGTATGACGAGCTTGCCGGCCCAGGTATTCCGGCTTTGGAACCGGGGTGTAATACGGCAAGGCGCTTATGCAGACCTGGTCATTTTCGATCTCGATAAGCTTCGCGATCGTGCAACGTTCACCGAACCCTACCACCTTTCTGAAGGGATGGTTCATGTTTTTGTCAATGGCCAGGCTGCTATTTTGGATGGAGAATTTACGGATGTCATGTCTGGCCGGGTATTAAGCAGATAG
- the lhgO gene encoding L-2-hydroxyglutarate oxidase: MTGTQYDIAIIGAGIVGLATAMKLADRGKNSVLVLEAEDKIAQHQSGHNSGVIHSGLYYQPGSLRAINCVAGRKKLYDFCEQHNIPYERCGKLVIATNQDELNILTELQKKGIANGLHGIRKLDKNELKEFEPHAEGIAALLIPDTGIVDFQEVAKKYTALFEQFGGEIQTNAKLIQVKVEPPQLNLTTTAGDFACKYLINCAGLYSDKVAQICGQEPDLKIIPFRGEYFKLTQESEYLVKNLVYPVPDIRYPFLGVHFTRMINGGIESGPNAVLALKREGYSRFSFSLSDTFEILTYKGFQRMAGKYWKTGLAEFNRSFSKRAFVKALQKLIPEITSKDIVRARSGVRAMAISPDGHLIDDFQIMESERMIHVLNAPSPAATASISIGETIAEKAYKNFGLTSKNK, from the coding sequence ATGACTGGTACACAATATGACATTGCAATTATCGGCGCCGGAATCGTAGGATTGGCTACCGCTATGAAATTGGCGGATCGCGGCAAAAATTCCGTGCTTGTCCTGGAAGCGGAAGATAAAATTGCACAACACCAATCGGGCCACAACAGCGGAGTCATTCATTCCGGACTTTATTATCAACCAGGTTCTCTGCGTGCAATCAATTGTGTTGCGGGGCGTAAGAAACTATATGATTTTTGTGAACAGCATAACATTCCGTATGAACGATGCGGCAAACTCGTTATCGCAACAAACCAGGACGAATTGAATATATTAACGGAACTGCAAAAAAAAGGAATTGCAAATGGATTACATGGGATCAGGAAACTTGACAAAAATGAGCTGAAAGAGTTTGAACCTCATGCTGAAGGGATTGCAGCTCTGTTGATTCCCGATACCGGTATCGTTGATTTTCAAGAGGTAGCAAAAAAATATACAGCATTGTTTGAACAGTTCGGTGGAGAGATCCAAACAAATGCAAAACTTATTCAAGTCAAAGTTGAACCCCCTCAATTAAATCTTACGACAACCGCCGGTGATTTTGCATGCAAGTATTTGATCAATTGTGCCGGTCTCTATTCAGACAAAGTAGCACAAATTTGTGGTCAGGAACCCGACCTTAAAATAATTCCCTTTCGTGGGGAATATTTTAAACTAACTCAAGAAAGCGAATACCTCGTTAAAAACCTGGTCTACCCGGTTCCCGATATTCGATACCCGTTCTTGGGCGTCCATTTTACCAGGATGATAAATGGTGGTATTGAGTCCGGACCCAATGCAGTCCTTGCTTTAAAAAGAGAAGGCTACAGCCGATTCAGCTTTTCTCTATCAGATACTTTTGAAATATTAACTTACAAGGGCTTTCAGCGGATGGCCGGAAAATATTGGAAAACCGGACTAGCCGAGTTTAACCGTTCCTTTAGCAAACGAGCCTTTGTAAAAGCTTTACAAAAACTCATTCCTGAAATAACTTCAAAGGATATAGTTCGTGCAAGATCCGGTGTTCGCGCCATGGCAATTAGTCCAGATGGACATCTGATTGATGATTTCCAAATCATGGAGTCAGAGAGAATGATCCACGTTCTTAACGCCCCCTCTCCTGCTGCCACTGCTTCCATCAGTATTGGTGAAACGATTGCTGAAAAGGCATACAAGAATTTTGGATTGACTTCCAAAAATAAATAA
- a CDS encoding tetratricopeptide repeat protein, whose protein sequence is MIFITSIKKTSIILYGLMLLYTVPSHSFQESTNFASTVSSGKKALMGQNYDMALETFNQGHQSAIEMNDIKWQASFLFYMAVTKQQQAKHLIVKQDQKSILLEAVDLYKKLLDVQPNTGSALNNLAQIYNQLGKMDEAGKSYELAIESDDSRKSFYAHNYADFLRENEKKSKAIQYYQIAVEGQPGDVKAQEELVKAYISAKSPEIFPHLWQSMKDGRILQAQEFVLDALLSNGWKKDDKIELLTILAVSLSKQFYDPQNFKASDTGKILKTIFGDQAISAGIEELFVLHDTAKHEPYDFNWWQKGKTWQEAPRGIWRFEAFRMLSKSIGKWYQQNKNPRLAKDYYLLSGVFRYDDLDPDAFLRCADLYIANDNLDDLKNMIEEYGSLLFEGKGAAYRDSDLLKIYKYHSALGVIYTNLKIWGNSRTPASAIFQLENARSIASRYNRSIENKKEVIQIEPRLINYLADGYNATNQPNKAFQLRLTAADEYLKMKNKKNAEQVLKDIEPPPGILEKDIKRYQKLIKTIQVKQLNLKEIKNNRP, encoded by the coding sequence ATGATATTTATCACATCCATCAAGAAAACATCCATTATCCTTTATGGATTAATGCTTTTATACACTGTGCCCTCACATTCTTTTCAAGAATCAACGAATTTCGCAAGTACAGTGAGTAGTGGCAAAAAAGCTCTTATGGGCCAAAATTATGACATGGCTCTTGAGACATTCAACCAGGGACATCAGTCGGCAATTGAAATGAACGATATTAAATGGCAAGCCAGTTTCCTGTTTTATATGGCAGTTACAAAACAGCAGCAAGCAAAACATTTAATAGTAAAACAAGATCAAAAATCTATTCTTTTAGAAGCTGTAGATCTCTATAAAAAATTGCTGGATGTTCAACCGAATACCGGATCAGCTTTAAATAACCTTGCTCAAATATATAATCAGTTAGGCAAGATGGATGAAGCTGGTAAATCATATGAATTAGCTATTGAGTCAGATGATTCCAGAAAATCCTTCTATGCACATAATTATGCTGATTTTCTGCGGGAAAATGAGAAGAAGTCCAAAGCAATTCAATATTATCAAATAGCTGTTGAAGGGCAACCCGGGGACGTCAAAGCCCAAGAAGAGTTGGTAAAAGCATATATTTCTGCTAAATCACCTGAGATATTTCCACACTTGTGGCAAAGTATGAAAGATGGAAGGATTCTTCAAGCGCAGGAATTTGTGCTGGACGCTCTACTCTCTAATGGATGGAAGAAAGATGATAAAATAGAATTACTCACTATCTTAGCGGTTAGTCTTAGTAAACAGTTTTATGATCCGCAAAATTTCAAGGCTTCAGATACTGGAAAAATCCTGAAAACAATCTTTGGTGATCAAGCAATTAGTGCGGGGATTGAAGAGCTATTTGTGCTACATGATACTGCAAAACATGAGCCTTATGATTTTAATTGGTGGCAAAAGGGTAAAACATGGCAGGAAGCTCCCAGGGGAATCTGGCGTTTTGAAGCCTTTCGGATGTTAAGTAAATCGATAGGAAAATGGTATCAACAAAATAAAAATCCGAGATTGGCTAAAGATTATTATCTTTTGTCAGGTGTATTCAGATATGATGACTTAGATCCGGATGCTTTTCTACGCTGTGCAGATTTGTATATAGCAAACGACAATTTGGATGATCTGAAAAACATGATAGAAGAATATGGGTCTCTTTTATTTGAAGGAAAAGGGGCAGCTTACAGAGATTCTGATTTATTAAAAATTTACAAATACCATTCGGCTCTAGGTGTTATCTACACGAATCTAAAAATATGGGGCAATAGCCGCACTCCAGCATCTGCCATTTTCCAGCTAGAAAATGCCCGTTCTATAGCATCACGCTATAATCGCAGCATTGAAAATAAAAAAGAAGTTATTCAGATAGAACCTCGGCTTATCAACTATCTGGCTGATGGATATAACGCAACGAATCAGCCGAATAAAGCTTTTCAATTGAGATTGACTGCGGCCGATGAATATTTGAAAATGAAAAACAAGAAAAATGCCGAACAAGTGCTCAAAGACATTGAACCGCCTCCCGGCATTTTAGAAAAAGATATTAAACGGTATCAGAAATTAATAAAAACGATTCAAGTGAAACAATTGAATTTAAAGGAGATTAAGAACAATAGGCCATAA
- a CDS encoding RNA polymerase sigma factor, whose translation MNITELSKLVEDAKSGNRKALEAVCRILESEIKIILRQKISDLELVNDLSQETYLRLIKGIQDIKEPVKIRNFVAKMTLYTLNDYFRNHAKWKKILIREDVHLSDSRIFYKKEEVDDSELFNKLAVEEAINKIPEQKDKRLFELKLQGKNYEDISSELSISIGSAKMRFKRTLEFLKAKLSG comes from the coding sequence ATGAATATTACAGAGTTATCCAAACTTGTAGAAGACGCTAAATCTGGCAATAGAAAAGCGCTTGAGGCAGTTTGTCGAATTCTGGAAAGCGAAATAAAAATCATTCTTCGTCAAAAGATCTCGGACCTTGAACTTGTCAATGATTTGTCTCAGGAAACATATTTGCGTTTAATTAAGGGCATTCAAGATATTAAAGAACCTGTTAAAATCAGGAATTTTGTTGCCAAGATGACTTTATATACCTTGAATGATTACTTTCGCAATCATGCTAAATGGAAAAAGATCCTAATTCGAGAGGATGTTCATTTGTCTGATTCAAGGATATTCTACAAGAAAGAGGAAGTTGATGATAGCGAGCTGTTCAATAAACTTGCTGTTGAGGAAGCCATTAATAAGATTCCTGAACAGAAAGACAAGCGTTTATTCGAACTGAAATTACAAGGGAAAAACTACGAGGACATTTCCAGTGAATTGTCCATTTCAATAGGCTCAGCAAAGATGAGGTTCAAAAGAACCCTTGAATTTTTGAAAGCTAAGCTAAGCGGATGA